One region of Solanum pennellii chromosome 6, SPENNV200 genomic DNA includes:
- the LOC107022931 gene encoding nuclear-pore anchor isoform X1, giving the protein MPLFISDEEYERCSQDAGLVAVKADEFIRDLYNQLENVKAQADAASITAEQTCSVLEQKYVSLSSEYSALQLQYSQLNSSFEERLSELSQAQAEKQQAFIQSIGKDGDVDRLSTEASELRKTKRQLMELVEQKDLEISEKNSTIKSYLDKIVHLTDIAANREVRVCDLETEVSRCQASCSRLLQEKELVERHNAWLNDELTTKVNGLMELRKAHSELEADISAKLVDAEKKISECDRCLKRKQEQVREMELKFTSLEQDLLSAKDVAAAKEDQMSGEIATLNKLVELYKESSEEWSKKAGELEGVIKALETHGNQIENDYKERLEKEVSAKIELKEEVACLKNKLAESEAELKKGEDTLKLLPLSYFSSESLPNSAEAGDMVEDDRMVVPSLPIGVSGTALAASLLREGWSLSKMYTKYQETVDALRHEQLGRKQAQDVLERVLCEIEEKAGVILDERAEHQRLEDAYSVLSEKLQHSLSQQAALERNIQEFNADMRRRDRDYAVAQAEIVDLQEQVTVLLKECRDIQLRGGSVGPKNDKSVVSSSLIMFGAESNADDVGRLLSYKDINGLVEQNVQLRGLVRSLTDQIENRESELKEKYEKELQKHVDKATSQVDAVLAKADEQATMIKSLHASVAMYKKLFEEHTVVSSDAQSEKLAEVRRPEVMLLPDSSHEVLGRAQERAFERVKCLEEELSRLRSEIISLRSERDKSALEAQFARDKLARYMKDFELQKEEHNGVITRNVEFSQLVVDYQKKLRESYESLNAAEELSQKLKLEVSILKDEKGMLVNAEKRASDEVRNLSQRVHSLQVHLDTLQSTENVRDEARAAERRKQEEYIKLIEKEWAEAKKELQEQRDNVRNLIPEREDALKNALRQIEEMRKELTSTSHSVAAAEARVVVAEARSADLEEKLQAFQKKVSERADEGGPSSSTELFDNMDSAEEVKRLREEVQVNKNHMLQYKSIAQANEEALKQMELAYENLKVEADRVKKSMEEEALALRKNVDELERECNLKSIEAASATAGKEEAVVAALAEISSLKEDTSAKTSQISNLEAQITALKDDLDKEHQRWRAAQDNYERQVILQSETIQELTRTSQALATLQEESSELRKLSDVLKSENNALKAKWEAELSVLEVSKTEAEKKYTEANEQNKILLDRLEGLYIKLAEKDRVSSGVSAGSTVAEGDDGLMNVVNYLRRSKEIAETEISLLRQEKLRLQSQLENALRRVEVAEASLNSERESSRAQVLSEEEFKTLQLQVRELNLLRESNLQLREENKHNVEECQKLRQAAQKMKTELEDLEKLLNERQADVEACRKGIEMQKLDKEKLERRVSELVERYKNFDLEEYASLKEAASQMQVNLREKNEELEKVKKAMSEQQNLLADLEQDLSRSRTELSQRESRINEILQTEASLRSDVDKHKKLTGLMKKRVESNLLKEKERADSLSKEKDDLARENQALSKQLEDAKQGKKTADAADEQALKDKEKEKNTRIQGLEKITDRLREELKQERSKRLKMQKTIGDSYGAVNQQRSKLSDEIDKHKQALKMLTDEVEKIRQTKGSQTEGTSVDQLLSGTHLDDFTAAYLQAVDDFERVARNELGVSGAGDASAPDASLSASVVPGPAATLPPPASLVTSIPAVGKAEEERRLVLSKITSETRKTGRKLVRPRITKPEEPLVDVEMQDTDESTNSRKHLPPQKAENFDNATLPTQPPIRKRLSAASTSSTSELQEETPAMDETCLDVAQPVLKKSKHLEAPQEGSEDKSVDNVENSESLPTTEEHDAGDETQGLKEEASDIEKDETTLSGEQVEEPLVVATNQAESQVDRTDIADDTFVSSNEVSTPDNESTFQVQQESEQLAMDEREEGELIADPEDVGNLDSILSMGSPENLEPQTDDLAGTDEELLLTPTDPGEIESSQLPDDDKNDEVDATEELAESSEKLNDGGDQVAAETDQALDTVTGEKPSSSPVDSSNSKEGGLDESAAAETEEGKQVSPINRSSRTINLNERARERASIRQAAMLSATPARGRGRVLRRGGRSGRGGRGPNSGSQG; this is encoded by the exons ATGCCGTTGTTTATATCGGATGAGGAATACGAGCGGTGCTCGCAAGATGCCGGTTTGGTAGCCGTGAAAGCTGATGAGTTTATTCGAGATTTGTACAATCAACTGGAAAATGTGAAAGCACAGGCTGATGCTGCATCTATTACAGCTGAACAGACTTGTTCTGTTCTTGAACAGAAGTATGTCTCGCTTTCTTCAGAGTACTCCGCGCTTCAACTGCAGTATTCTCAGCTTAATTCTTCCTTTGAGGAACGCCTATCTGAACTCTCTCAAGCACAAGCCGAGAAACAGCAAGCTTTCATCCAATCT ATTGGAAAGGATGGAGATGTGGACCGGTTATCAACAGAGGCTTCAGAACTCCGGAAAACAAAGAGGCAATTGATGGAATTGGTAGAACAGAAAGACTTGGAGATTAGTGAGAAAAATTCCACTATCAAAAGCTATCTTGATAAGATTGTTCACTTGACTGATATTGCTGCAAATAGGGAAGTACGGGTCTGTGACTTGGAGACTGAAGTGTCACGCTGTCAGGCTTCTTGTTCGCGGCTTTTGCAGGAGAAGGAGCTTGTTGAGAGGCATAATGCATGGCTTAATGACGAGTTAACAACAAAGGTCAATGGTCTCATGGAGCTGCGTAAAGCTCATTCTGAGCTTGAGGCTGATATATCTGCCAAACTTGTTGACGCCGAGAAAAAAATTAGTGAATGTGATAGGTGTTTGAAGAGAAAACAGGAACAAGTGAGGGAAATGGAGTTGAAGTTCACTTCTTTAGAGCAAGATTTATTATCCGCGAAGGATGTAGCAGCTGCAAAAGAGGACCAAATGTCCGGTGAAATTGCAACGTTAAACAAGCTAGTGGAGTTGTACAAGGAGAGCTCCGAGGAATGGTCTAAAAAGGCAGGAGAACTTGAAGGAGTAATTAAAGCTCTGGAGACTCATGGAAACCAAATAGAAAATGACTATAAAGAGAGGCTCGAGAAAGAAGTATCTGCAAAGATAGAACTAAAGGAGGAGGTTGCATGTTTGAAAAATAAGCTTGCGGAAAGCGAAGCGGAattaaaaaaaggagaagataCATTGAAGCTTCTTCCTTTGAGTTATTTTTCTAGTGAATCATTGCCAAACTCAGCTGAAGCTGGTGACATGGTTGAGGATGATCGGATGGTCGTACCTAGTCTGCCTATTGGTGTTTCAGGAACCGCATTAGCCGCTTCACTTCTCCGGGAGGGTTGGAGTCTGTCTAAGATGTACACCAAATATCAGGAAACTGTTGATGCATTACGACATGAACAATTGGGAAGAAAACAAGCTCAAGATGTACTGGAGCGAGTACTCTGTGAAATAGAGGAGAAAGCTGGAGTTATCTTGGATGAGCGAGCGGAGCATCAAAGATTGGAAGATGCTTACTCTGTGCTAAGTGAAAAGCTGCAGCATTCCCTCTCTCAGCAAGCTGCTTTAGAGAGGAATATTCAGGAATTCAATGCTGATATGAGAAGGCGTGATCGTGATTATGCTGTTGCTCAGGCAGAGATAGTTGACCTCCAGGAACAGGTGACAGTGCTTTTAAAGGAATGTCGTGATATACAACTCCGTGGTGGATCGGTGGGACCTAAAAATGACAAATCTGTGGTGTCAAGTTCTTTAATTATGTTTGGTGCTGAATCTAATGCTGATGATGTTGGAAGGCTGTTGAGCTACAAGGATATAAATGGCCTGGTTGAACAAAATGTCCAGCTAAGAGGCCTAGTTCGGAGCCTTACTGATCAGATTGAGAACAGAGAGtcagagttgaaggagaagtatGAGAAGGAGCTTCAGAAGCATGTTGACAAAGCTACCTCCCAGGTTGATGCAGTACTGGCAAAAGCAGATGAGCAGGCTACGATGATTAAATCACTTCATGCATCTGTGGCGATGTACAAAAAGCTCTTTGAAGAGCATACAGTTGTTTCTTCTGATGCTCAATCTGAAAAATTAGCAGAGGTTCGAAGGCCGGAAGTGATGCTTTTACCTGATTCTTCACATGAAGTTTTAGGGAGAGCACAAGAACGGGCTTTTGAGCGTGTAAAATGTCTTGAAGAAGAGTTGTCAAGATTACGGAGCGAGATTATTTCTCTTCGATCAGAGCGGGATAAGTCAGCTCTGGAAGCACAGTTTGCTCGAGATAAACTTGCCAGATATATGAAAGATTTTGAGCTCCAGAAAGAGGAGCATAATGGTGTGATCACGAGAAATGTTGAGTTCTCACAGTTGGTAGTTGACTATCAGAAGAAGCTGCGAGAAAGTTATGAGTCATTGAATGCTGCTGAGGAACTTTCTCAAAAGCTGAAACTGGAGGTGTCTATTCTAAAGGATGAAAAGGGTATGCTGGTAAATGCCGAAAAGAGAGCTTCAGATGAAGTACGTAATTTGTCACAAAGGGTGCATAGTTTGCAGGTCCATTTAGATACATTGCAGAGTACCGAGAACGTTCGTGACGAGGCAAGAGCTGCTGAGAGGAGAAAGCAAGAAGAGTATATCAAGCTTATTGAGAAAGAATGGGCTGAAGCTAAGAAAGAATTGCAAGAACAGCGTGATAATGTTCGAAATCTTATACCTGAGCGAGAAGATGCTCTAAAGAATGCATTGAGACAAATTGAGGAAATGAGGAAGGAATTGACTAGCACTTCACATTCTGTGGCTGCTGCTGAAGCTAGAGTTGTTGTTGCTGAAGCGCGATCTGCTGATTTAGAGGAAAAATTGCAAGCTTTTCAAAAAAAGGTTTCTGAAAGAGCTGATGAAGGCGGTCCTTCCTCTTCTACTGAACTTTTTGACAACATGGATTCTGCTGAAGAAGTTAAAAGACTCAGAGAGGAGGTGCAGGTTAACAAAAATCATATGCTGCAATATAAAAGCATAGCTCAGGCAAATGAAGAAGCATTAAAGCAGATGGAATTGGCTTATGAGAACCTCAAAGTAGAAGCTGATAGAGTGAAAAAATCAATGGAAGAGGAAGCATTAGCGCTTAGGAAGAATGTTGATGAGCTTGAGAGAGAATGTAATTTGAAGTCAATTGAAGCAGCTTCCGCAACTGCAGGAAAAGAAGAAGCTGTTGTTGCGGCTCTAGCTGAAATATCCAGTCTGAAAGAAGATACCTCAGCTAAGACGTCACAAATCTCAAATTTGGAGGCTCAAATAACTGCTTTGAAAGATGATTTGGACAAAGAGCATCAAAGATGGCGTGCTGCTCAAGATAATTATGAGAGACAGGTAATTCTGCAGTCAGAAACAATTCAAGAACTGACTAGAACATCTCAAGCTTTGGCAACCTTACAAGAAGAGTCATCTGAGCTCCGTAAATTGTCAGATGTTCTAAAATCCGAAAATAATGCATTGAAGGCCAAGTGGGAGGCGGAATTGTCGGTGCTAGAAGTATCAAAAACTGAAGCTGAGAAGAAATACACTGAGGCTAATGAACAGAACAAAATATTACTGGACCGGCTTGAGGGTTTGTATATTAAACTGGCTGAGAAGGACCGTGTATCTTCAGGTGTATCTGCTGGAAGCACAGTGGCCGAGGGTGATGACGGGCTGATGAATGTTGTGAATTATCTAAGACGGTCCAAGGAAATTGCAGAAACAGAAATTTCTTTGCTCAGACAGGAAAAACTTAGGTTGCAATCACAGCTTGAGAATGCTCTGAGGAGAGTGGAGGTAGCAGAAGCATCTCTTAATTCTGAGCGGGAGAGTTCAAGAGCTCAGGTTTTAAGTGAAGAGGAGTTCAAAACACTGCAGCTTCAGGTTAGAGAATTGAACTTACTTCGTGAAAGCAACTTGCAGTTGAGAGAGGAGAACAAGCACAATGTTGAAGAATGCCAGAAACTTCGCCAAGCTGCCCAGAAGATGAAAACTGAATTAGAGGATCTGGAGAAGCTTCTTAATGAAAGACAAGCTGATGTAGAAGCTTGTAGGAAAGGGATTGAAATGCAGAAGCTGGATAAAGAGAAGCTTGAGAGGAGGGTTAGTGAGTTGGTTGAGAGGTATAAGAATTTTGACCTAGAAGAATATGCAAGTCTAAAAGAAGCTGCTTCACAGATGCAGGTGAATCtgagagaaaaaaatgaagaactgGAGAAAGTTAAGAAAGCCATGTCTGAGCAGCAGAATCTGTTAGCTGACTTAGAGCAAGACCTGTCAAGGAGCAGAACAGAATTGAGTCAGAGAGAATCGAGAATCAATGAGATTCTGCAAACTGAGGCCTCGCTGAGATCCGACGTTGATAAACATAAAAAGTTGACAGGTCTAATGAAGAAAAGGGTTGAAAGCAACTTGTTGAAGGAAAAGGAAAGAGCAGACAGCTTATCAAAGGAAAAAGATGATTTGGCTAGAGAGAATCAAGCTCTCTCCAAACAGTTGGAAGATGCTAAACAAGGGAAAAAAACTGCTGATGCTGCAGATGAACAGGCtttgaaagataaagaaaaggagaaaaacaCCAGAATCCAGGGGCTTGAGAAGATCACAGACCGACTTAGAGAAGAGTTGAAACAAGAGAGATCAAAGCGCTTGAAGATGCAAAAGACAATAGGGGATTCCTATGGAGCTGTGAATCAGCAACGGTCCAAGCTATCAGATGAAATCGACAAGCATAAGCAGGCTCTGAAGATGCTTACTGATGAAGTTGAGAAGATAAGGCAAACCAAAGGCAGTCAAACGGAGGGCACGTCAGTGGATCAACTACTTTCGGGGACTCACTTGGACGATTTTACTGCTGCATATCTTCAGGCTGTAGATGACTTTGAACGGGTTGCACGTAATGAGCTCGGGGTTTCTGGTGCTGGTGATGCTTCTGCTCCAGATGCTTCTCTTTCTGCCTCTGTTGTTCCAGGCCCAGCAGCTACGCTTCCGCCACCAGCTAGCTTGGTGACTTCCATTCCTGCAGTTGGAAAagcagaagaagaaagaagacttGTTTTATCGAAGATAACCTCCGAAACTCGTAAAACCGGAAGGAAGTTGGTTCGACCCCGCATCACAAAGCCGGAGGAACCTTTAGTTGATGTAGAGATGCAAGATACAGATGAATCCACCAACAGTAGGAAGCATTTGCCACCTCAAAAGGCAGAAAATTTTGATAATGCCACATTACCAACTCAACCACCAATTCGCAAGCGCCTATCTGCAGCCTCTACCTCCTCTACCTCAGAGTTACAAGAAGAGACTCCTGCCATGGATGAAACCTGCTTAGATGTGGCTCAACCTGTGCTTAAGAAGTCCAAACATCTAGAGGCACCTCAAGAAGGTAGTGAAGATAAATCTGTTGATAATGTAGAAAATTCAGAATCTCTGCCTACTACGGAGGAACATGATGCTGGAGATGAAACCCAAGGTTTGAAAGAAGAAGCTAGTGATATTGAGAAGGATGAGACTACACTTTCTGGCGAGCAGGTTGAAGAGCCGTTAGTTGTTGCAACAAATCAGGCTGAGTCACAGGTTGATAGAACAGATATTGCAGATGATACTTTTGTCAGTTCTAATGAAGTGTCTACCCCAGATAATGAATCAACATTTCAGGTGCAACAAGAGAGCGAGCAGCTAGCGATGGATGAAAGGGAAGAGGGAGAGCTAATTGCTGATCCTGAAGATGTTGGAAACCTTGATAGCATTTTATCAATGGGAAGCCCAGAAAATTTGGAACCCCAGACTGATGACTTAGCTGGTACTGATGAAGAACTCTTGCTTACTCCAACAGACCCCGGGGAGATAGAATCTTCTCAGCTCCCAGATGACGATAAGAATGATGAAGTTGATGCGACAGAAGAGCTAGCTGAAAGTTCTGAGAAGTTGAATGATGGTGGTGACCAGGTTGCTGCAGAAACTGATCAGGCTCTGGATACTGTTACTGGTGAGAAACCATCAAGCAGTCCAGTTGATAGTAGCAATTCAAAAGAAGGGGGTCTGGATGAAAGTGCTGCTGCTGAAACAGAAGAAGGGAAACAGGTTTCACCTATCAATAGGAGCTCAAGAACTATAAACCTAAATGAGAGGGCTAGAGAAAGGGCTTCCATTAGGCAAGCTGCTATGCTTTCCGCTACACCAGCAAGAGGCCGTGGGCGAGTTCTTCGACGCGGTGGGCGCAGTGGTCGTGGTGGGCGCGGTCCAAACTCTGGTTCACAGGGTTAA